One window of Magallana gigas chromosome 2, xbMagGiga1.1, whole genome shotgun sequence genomic DNA carries:
- the LOC105339477 gene encoding ubiquitin-related modifier 1, with product MMKTPITLEFSGGAELLFDKVKKHNVELPASEKKWTIGNLLLYIKDNLLKERPELFMQGETVRPGILVLVNDADWELMGELDYEIQPNDRIVFISTLHGG from the exons ATGATGAAAACACCAATTACTCTGGAATTTAG tGGTGGAGCAGAATTGTTGTTTGACAAAGTTAAAAAGCACAATGTAGAACTTCCTGCCTCAGAGAAAAAAT GGACAATAGGAAACTTGCTGTTGTATATTAAGGATAATCTATTAAAAGAAAGACCAGAATTATTCATGCAAGGAGAGACAGT AAGACCAGGTATCTTGGTATTAGTCAACGATGCAGACTGGGAACTGATg GGAGAACTTGATTACGAGATCCAACCAAATGACCggattgtttttatttcaacgtTGCATGGAGGCTGA
- the LOC105339476 gene encoding influenza virus NS1A-binding protein isoform X1: MESELIEDCKKAPLSFENPGYEKSLLFGLCKLRKEKQLCDALMVVGAHEYPVHRAVLASASPFFLHMFEKKDKEKSFVLKNVDDHHSFEYLLDYAYTGRLEVPEEHVKPVYRMATLLKLSDAANACCSFLTASLTSDNCLGIRMFAEDEVLRQTIDNFIQNNIKAVTESKKFYGLPQIPVEITGADQDLLESSNEKHMFELVLAWARENVDPNKPRIEDLTEQVNVLNLNTDNSLTDFKDVSDEVVKDQDGIVQDYKKSMKKMNIPKPKDGTEKHITNGSIGQVRKFSINPTGPVSRKEWSIIATHQIKDKSCMALAMLNGVMAAISIHYRAPTAPSGTNTPDEPDSPPNSIVAPTKFFDSKSSLTPLAVMSTARCAFGLEVLNGQLVACGGYDRSECLKTSETFDSNSNKWIPLANMGVQRGRFSVASVGGFIYAVGGSDGFREQRELEYYDPNQKIWITRGEARNAKVSQGLASLDEKLYCIGGCLGQKSSNECHVYDPQTNEWETIAPLNTARYQAAVCTYMGRIYVIGGTDSWICLNSVEIYDPELKKWQFGPQLNVARRGAGCDVFNGTVYLTGGSDGSQSLKSTEILTPDRGWVMGPSLSIPRANVGVVTCGNRFFAVGGFSGKKFLDSMEFLSDIHGEWCCYLPVENSVIAEKMAKRNSGTSLQNLDQNDNCEKTPAIIPQEGVNGH, encoded by the exons ATGGAGTCGGAATTGATAGAAGACTGTAAAAAAGCTCCGCTGAGCTTTGAAAACCCTGGCTATGAGAAATCATTACTATTTGGACTTTGTAAGCTACGCAAGGAAAAGCAGCTGTGCGATGCTCTTATGGTGGTAGGGGCCCACGAGTACCCTGTCCATAGGGCTGTACTAGCCTCAGCCAGTCCCTTTTTCCTCCACATGTTTGAGAAGAAAGACAAAGAGAAGAGCTTTGTTCTGAAAAATGTGGATGATCATCACAGTTTTGAGTATTTACTAGACTACGCTTATACAGGAAG gCTTGAGGTCCCAGAGGAGCATGTTAAACCTGTTTATAGAATGGCCACTCTCCTGAAACTCAGCGATGCCGCAAATGCATGTTGCAGTTTCCTGACAGCAAGCCTGACCAGTGATAACTGCTTAG GTATAAGGATGTTTGCTGAAGATGAGGTGCTTAGGCAAACGATTGATAACTTCATTCAAAACAACATCAAGGCAGTTACTGAGAGCAAGAAATTCTATGGCTTACCCCAAATACCAGTTGAAATAACAG GGGCTGATCAAGACCTATTAGAATCCAGTAATGAAAAACACATGTTTGAGTTAGTTCTGGCTTGGGCAAGAGAAAATGTTGACCCAAACAAACCAAGAATTGAAGATTTAACAGAACAG gttaatgtattgaatttaaatacaGACAACAGTTTAACAGATTTCAAAGATGTCAGTGATGAAGTGGTCAAAGATCAGGATGGTATTGTGCAGGATTACAAAAAGAGCATGAAAAAG atgaATATTCCAAAACCAAAAGATGGAACAGAGAAGCACATAACAAATGGCAGCATTGGACAGGTCAGGAAATTCAGTATCAACCCTACTGGACCTGTATCCAGGAAGGAATGGAGTATCATTGCTACTCATCAAATAAAAG ataAATCCTGCATGGCTCTTGCTATGTTGAATGGTGTGATGGCAGCTATTTCTATTCACTACCGAGCTCCGACTGCTCCCAGTGGCACTAACACTCCAGATGAACCGGACTCACCCCCCAACAGCATTGTGGCTCCCACCAAATTCTTTGACAGCAAGTCTTCTTTAACTCCACTGGCAGTGATGAGTACAGCACGCTGTGCTTTTGGATTGGAGGTCTTAAATGGGCAGCTAGTAGCATGTG GTGGATATGACCGATCTGAATGTCTTAAAACATCAGAGACGTTTGATTCAAACAGCAACAAATGGATTCCACTAGCGAACATGGGGGTCCAGCGAGGACGTTTCAGTGTGGCCTCCGTTGGAGGTTTTATTTATGCAGTTGGTGGATCAGATGGCTTTAGGGAGCAGAGAGAATTGGAATATTACGACCCCAACCAAAAAATATGGATCACTCGTGGAGAAGCACGAAATGCCAAAGTGTCTCAAG GATTGGCATCACTTGATGAAAAACTGTACTGTATTGGAGGATGCCTGGGACAGAAGAGTTCCAATGAGTGTCATGTGTATGATCCCCAAACTAATGAATGGGAAACCATAGCTCCATTGAATACAG CACGATATCAGGCAGCTGTTTGTACTTATATGGGCAGAATCTATGTGATCGGTGGCACTGATTCATGGATCTGCCTCAACTCTGTGGAAATCTATGACCCAGAACTGAAGAAGTGGCAGTTTGGACCCCAGCTAAATGTAGCACGTCGAGGGGCAGGTTGTGATGTATTCAATG GCACTGTGTACTTGACTGGTGGAAGTGATGGTTCCCAGTCTCTGAAGTCCACCGAGATCCTGACCCCTGACAGGGGCTGGGTAATGGGCCCCTCCCTCAGCATTCCCCGGGCCAATGTGGGGGTGGTCACCTGTGGTAATCGCTTCTTTGCTGTGGGAGGTTTCAGCGGCAAGAAGTTCTTGGACAGCATGGAGTTTCTTTCTGATATTCACGGAGAATGGTGCTGCTATCTCCCAGTGGAGAATTCAGTCATTGCTGAAAAAATGGCAAAACGAAACTCAGGGACAAGTTTACAGAATTTGGATCAAAATGACAACTGCGAGAAGACCCCGGCCATCATTCCACAGGAAGGCGTTAATGGTCATTAG
- the LOC105339476 gene encoding influenza virus NS1A-binding protein isoform X2 yields MQGICIRMFAEDEVLRQTIDNFIQNNIKAVTESKKFYGLPQIPVEITGADQDLLESSNEKHMFELVLAWARENVDPNKPRIEDLTEQVNVLNLNTDNSLTDFKDVSDEVVKDQDGIVQDYKKSMKKMNIPKPKDGTEKHITNGSIGQVRKFSINPTGPVSRKEWSIIATHQIKDKSCMALAMLNGVMAAISIHYRAPTAPSGTNTPDEPDSPPNSIVAPTKFFDSKSSLTPLAVMSTARCAFGLEVLNGQLVACGGYDRSECLKTSETFDSNSNKWIPLANMGVQRGRFSVASVGGFIYAVGGSDGFREQRELEYYDPNQKIWITRGEARNAKVSQGLASLDEKLYCIGGCLGQKSSNECHVYDPQTNEWETIAPLNTARYQAAVCTYMGRIYVIGGTDSWICLNSVEIYDPELKKWQFGPQLNVARRGAGCDVFNGTVYLTGGSDGSQSLKSTEILTPDRGWVMGPSLSIPRANVGVVTCGNRFFAVGGFSGKKFLDSMEFLSDIHGEWCCYLPVENSVIAEKMAKRNSGTSLQNLDQNDNCEKTPAIIPQEGVNGH; encoded by the exons atgCAGGGAATAT GTATAAGGATGTTTGCTGAAGATGAGGTGCTTAGGCAAACGATTGATAACTTCATTCAAAACAACATCAAGGCAGTTACTGAGAGCAAGAAATTCTATGGCTTACCCCAAATACCAGTTGAAATAACAG GGGCTGATCAAGACCTATTAGAATCCAGTAATGAAAAACACATGTTTGAGTTAGTTCTGGCTTGGGCAAGAGAAAATGTTGACCCAAACAAACCAAGAATTGAAGATTTAACAGAACAG gttaatgtattgaatttaaatacaGACAACAGTTTAACAGATTTCAAAGATGTCAGTGATGAAGTGGTCAAAGATCAGGATGGTATTGTGCAGGATTACAAAAAGAGCATGAAAAAG atgaATATTCCAAAACCAAAAGATGGAACAGAGAAGCACATAACAAATGGCAGCATTGGACAGGTCAGGAAATTCAGTATCAACCCTACTGGACCTGTATCCAGGAAGGAATGGAGTATCATTGCTACTCATCAAATAAAAG ataAATCCTGCATGGCTCTTGCTATGTTGAATGGTGTGATGGCAGCTATTTCTATTCACTACCGAGCTCCGACTGCTCCCAGTGGCACTAACACTCCAGATGAACCGGACTCACCCCCCAACAGCATTGTGGCTCCCACCAAATTCTTTGACAGCAAGTCTTCTTTAACTCCACTGGCAGTGATGAGTACAGCACGCTGTGCTTTTGGATTGGAGGTCTTAAATGGGCAGCTAGTAGCATGTG GTGGATATGACCGATCTGAATGTCTTAAAACATCAGAGACGTTTGATTCAAACAGCAACAAATGGATTCCACTAGCGAACATGGGGGTCCAGCGAGGACGTTTCAGTGTGGCCTCCGTTGGAGGTTTTATTTATGCAGTTGGTGGATCAGATGGCTTTAGGGAGCAGAGAGAATTGGAATATTACGACCCCAACCAAAAAATATGGATCACTCGTGGAGAAGCACGAAATGCCAAAGTGTCTCAAG GATTGGCATCACTTGATGAAAAACTGTACTGTATTGGAGGATGCCTGGGACAGAAGAGTTCCAATGAGTGTCATGTGTATGATCCCCAAACTAATGAATGGGAAACCATAGCTCCATTGAATACAG CACGATATCAGGCAGCTGTTTGTACTTATATGGGCAGAATCTATGTGATCGGTGGCACTGATTCATGGATCTGCCTCAACTCTGTGGAAATCTATGACCCAGAACTGAAGAAGTGGCAGTTTGGACCCCAGCTAAATGTAGCACGTCGAGGGGCAGGTTGTGATGTATTCAATG GCACTGTGTACTTGACTGGTGGAAGTGATGGTTCCCAGTCTCTGAAGTCCACCGAGATCCTGACCCCTGACAGGGGCTGGGTAATGGGCCCCTCCCTCAGCATTCCCCGGGCCAATGTGGGGGTGGTCACCTGTGGTAATCGCTTCTTTGCTGTGGGAGGTTTCAGCGGCAAGAAGTTCTTGGACAGCATGGAGTTTCTTTCTGATATTCACGGAGAATGGTGCTGCTATCTCCCAGTGGAGAATTCAGTCATTGCTGAAAAAATGGCAAAACGAAACTCAGGGACAAGTTTACAGAATTTGGATCAAAATGACAACTGCGAGAAGACCCCGGCCATCATTCCACAGGAAGGCGTTAATGGTCATTAG
- the LOC105339474 gene encoding pre-mRNA-splicing factor ATP-dependent RNA helicase DHX16: MASMLETWVNDKLHDILGISDKYISQYLLGLAKKATGPNDFIDKIRETGTVEIDTNMLNFAHELWQKMPQKVVSEKSSRILERQALEIQKKNSSYQLLDSDSEDENYAVPSKKSKSDKKKQYRKKQESSSESSSEEENLDKDDDRDETEEDSEEEMEKDRLKDLEERDKFAERLKTKDKDKQRSVMSKSEKRAYEEARKRLEMEAEDRKKIIPELRKKSRRDYLKKRNVDKLDDLEAELMDEEYLFGDTELTEREKREREYKKTVLKLAKDHHKAREGEKINRYYMPKDDVKPSDKYEEDLTEKGPNYEQKRWEEEHVGAAIMKFGAKDAKAKSKQKEYDFIMDEEIEFVQVLQMPGTRKNKDEPELTEAQLKKMTIEETQKSLPVYPFKQDLIDAIREHQVLIIEGETGSGKTTQIPQFLHHAGFTKNDMKIGCTQPRRVAAMSVASRVAEEMGYKLGNEVGYSIRFEDCTSERTMIKYMTDGMLLREFLGEPDLASYSVMIIDEAHERTLHTDVLFGLVKDIARFRPDLKLLISSATLDAEKFSAFFDDAPIFRIPGRRFPVDIYYTKAPEADYLDAAVVSVLQIHVTQPSGDILVFLTGQEEIETANEMLQERTKKLGSKIKELIILPIYANLPSDMQSKIFEPTPPGARKVILATNIAETSLTIDGIKYVIDPGFCKQNSYNARTGMESLIVTPISKASSNQRAGRAGRVSAGKCFRLYTAWAYKHELEDNTVPEIQRTNLGNVVLLLKSLGINDLIHFDFMDPPPHETLVLALEQLYALGALNHRGELTKLGRKMAEFPVDPMLSKCILASEQYKCAKEILTICAMLSVNNAVFYRPKDKVVHADTARVNFFRPGGDHLTLLNVYDQWEETAFSTQWCYENFIQHRSMKRARDIRDQLEGLMERVEIEISTNPGDSVAIRKAITAGFFYHTARLDKGGNYKTVKYHQTVLVHPNSSMFEDRPKWLIYHELVFTTKEFMRQVIEIDNSWLLEVAPHYYKQKELEDTSKRKMPKGAGKSREEMTRTY; encoded by the exons ATGGCATCCATGTTAGAAACATGGGTTAATGATAAGCTCCATGATATATTGGGAATATCAGACAAATATATTTCCCAATATCTCCTTGGTTTGGCGAAAAAGGCAACTGGTCCCAATGATTTTATCGACAAAATTCGCGAAACTGGAACAGTGGAAATCGACACAAACATGTTGAATTTTGCACATGAGTTGTGGCAAAAG ATGCCCCAAAAAGTTGTTTCAGAGAAAAGTTCTCGCATTCTAGAAAGACAAGCACTggaaatacaaaagaaaaacagtaGCTATCAGCTTTTGGACAGTGACAGTGAGGACGAAAATTATGCTGTTCCATCAAAG aaatcaaaatctgaCAAGAAGAAACAGTACAGAAAAAAGCAGGAATCTTCATCTGAAAGCAGCAGTGAGGAAGAGAA CTTGGATAAAGATGACGATAGAGATGAAACAGAGGAGGATTCAGAGGAAGAAATGGAGAAAGACAGACTGAAAGATCTGGAGGAGAGGGACAAATTTGCTGAACGCCTAAAAACAAAGGATAAAGATAAACAGAGATCTGTCATGTCTAAGTCTGAGAAAAGG GCGTATGAAGAAGCAAGAAAGAGGTTGGAGATGGAAGCAGAAGACAGGAAGAAGATAATTCCGGAGCTGAGGAAGAAGTCAAGGAGGGATTACCTGAAGAAAAGAAACGTCGACAAACTGGATGACCTGGAGGCGGAGTTAATGGACGAGGAGTACTTGTTTGGAGACACAGA acttacagagagagagaaaagggAAAGAGAATATAAGAAAACAGTCCTCAAATTAGCCAAAGATCACCACAAAGCTCGGGAGGGAGAGAAGATTAATCGCTATTACATGCCGAAAGATGATGTCAAACCATCAGATAAATATGAAGAGGACCTTACAGAAAAAGGGCCAAATTATGAACAGAAGCGATGGGAGGAGGAGCATGTCGGGGCAGCTATAATGAA GTTCGGAGCAAAAGATGCCAAGGCAAAAAGTAAACAGAAAGAGTATGACTTTATCATGGATGAAGAAATAGAATTCGTACAAGTGTTGCAAATGCCTGGAACAAGGAAAAATAAG gatgaACCAGAATTAACCGAGGCCCAACTGAAGAAAATGACTATTGAGGAAACCCAGAAAAGTCTACCAGTGTACCCCTTCAAGCAGGATTTGATTGATGCCATACGTGAACACCAGGTCCTCATCATAGAGGGAGAGACAGGGTCAGGGAAGACAACTCAGATCCCCCAGTTTCTGCATCATGCA gGCTTTACAAAAAATGACATGAAAATAGGATGTACCCAACCACGACGAGTAGCTGCAATGTCAGTAGCATCCAGAGTAGCAGAAGAGATGGGATACAAACTTGGCAATGAA GTTGGCTACAGTATCCGATTTGAAGACTGTACATCTGAGAGAACCATGATCAAATACATGACAGACGGAATGCTGCTGCGTGAATTCTTGGGAGAACCAGATCTGGCTAGTTACAG TGTAATGATCATTGACGAGGCCCACGAGAGAACACTTCACACAGACGTCTTATTTGGTTTAGTGAAGGACATAGCAAGATTCAGACCTGATCTCAAACTTCTCATCTCCAGTGCCACTTTAGATGCAGAAAAATTCTCTGCG TTCTTTGACGACGCTCCCATTTTCCGTATTCCTGGTCGGAGATTTCCTGTTGATATCTACTACACGAAGGCCCCAGAGGCAGATTATCTGGATGCTGCCGTGGTGTCAGTGCTACAGATACACGTCACCCAGCCCTCAGGGGACATTCTGGTGTTCCTCACCGGTCAAGAGGAGATAGAGACAGCCAATGAAATGTTACAG GAAAGAACCAAAAAACTTGGCAGCAAAATCAAGGAACTGATCATCCTGCCCATCTATGCCAATCTACCCTCTGACATGCAGTCCAAGATATTTGAACCAACTCCTCCTGGAGCAAGAAAG GTAATTTTGGCCACAAATATTGCAGAGACTTCTCTTACAATAGATGGCATCAAATATGTGATTGATCCAGGATTCTGCAAACAGAACAGTTACAATGCCAGGACAGGGATGGAATCTCTGATAGTCACCCCTATCTCCAAG GCTTCCTCCAATCAGAGAGCAGGGAGAGCTGGTCGAGTTTCAGCAGGGAAATGCTTCAGATTGTACACAGCTTGGGCCTATAAACACGAGCTGGAGGATAATACTGTCCCTGAAATTCAGAGGACCAACCTGGGAAATGTGGTGTTACTGCTTAAGAGTCTTGGGATCAATGACTTGATCCACTTTGATTTCATggacccccctccccatgagACCCTAGTGCTGGCCCTTGAACAGCTCTATGCTCTGGGAGCTTTAAATCACAGAGGGGAGTTGACCAAACTGGGAAGAAAAATGGCTGAATTTCCTGTGGATCCAATGTTATCCAAATGTATTTTGGCTTCAGAACA ATACAAATGTGCCAAAGAAATCCTGACAATATGTGCTATGTTATCTGTGAACAATGCTGTGTTTTACCGACCAAAAGACAAAGTGGTGCATGCAGACACAGCACGTGTGAATTTCTTTCGGCCTGGAGGTGATCATTTGACTCTGTTAAATGTGTACGATCAGTGGGAGGAGACAGCTTTCTCCACGCAGTGGTGTTACGAAAACTTTATTCAGCACCGATCCATGAAAAGGGCTCGCGATATTCGTGACCAGTTGGAAGGCCTAATGGAGAGAGTAGAGATTGAGATCTCTACAAATCCTGGAGACTCAGTGGCCATTCGTAAG GCAATTACAGCTGGGTTCTTTTACCACACTGCTCGATTAGACAAGGGAGGTAATTATAAAACTGTCAAATATCATCAAACAGTATTGGTTCACCCGAACAGCAGCATGTTCGAAGATCGACCTAAGTGGCTCATTTACCATGAACTGGTGTTCACAACGAAAGAATTCATGAGACAG GTGATAGAAATTGACAATTCATGGCTACTTGAAGTTGCACCACATTACTATAAGCAGAAAGAGTTGGAGGACACATCGAAGAGGAAAATGCCAAAAGGAGCTGGCAAATCTCGAGAGGAGATGACAAGGACTTATTAA